In Betta splendens chromosome 19, fBetSpl5.4, whole genome shotgun sequence, the following proteins share a genomic window:
- the LOC114846015 gene encoding transcription factor COE3-like isoform X2, giving the protein MFGIQDNLPRGATTSMKEEPLAVRSWMHSAGVVDANTAAQSGVGLARAHFEKQPPSNLRKSNFFHFVLALYDRQGQPVEIERTAYVDFVEKEKEPTGEKTNNGIHYKLQLLYSNGVRTEQDLYVRLIDSMTKQAIIYEGQDKNPEMCRVLLTHEIMCSRCCDKKSCGNRNETPSDPVIIDRFFLKFFLKCNQNCLKNAGNPRDMRRFQVVVSTTVNVDGHVLAVSDNMFVHNNSKHGRRARRLDPSEATPCIKAISPSEGWTTGGATVILIGDNFFDGLQVVFGTMLVWSELITPHAIRVQTPPRHIPGVVEVTLSYKSKQFCKGAPGRFVYTALNEPTIDYGFQRLQKVIPRHPGDPERLPKEVLLKRAADLVEALYGMPHNNQEIILKRAADIAEALYSVPRNHNQIPSLGNTTSHGMMGVNSFSGQLAVNVSETTQVGYSRNTSSVSPRGYVPSSTPQQSNYGNTVSNSMNGYGNTGMPNLGVATSPGFLNGSSANSPYGSKYQVVPSSPTMAVSNCNSSHGVFSFSAAVKQKSAFAPVVRPPASPPPPPNCSANTTNGLQAMSGLVVPPM; this is encoded by the exons ATGTTTGGGATCCAGGACAACCTGCCCCGCGGGGCCACAACCAGCATGAAGGAGGAGCCGCTGGCTGTTCGCTCCTGGATGCACTCAGCCGGCGTGGTGGACGCCAACACAGCCGCTCAGAG TGGGGTGGGGCTGGCTCGGGCTCATTTTGAGAAGCAGCCTCCGTCCAATCTGAGAAAGTCCAACTTCTTCCACTTTGTGTTGGCGTTGTACGACCGACAAGGTCAGCCAGTGGAGATCGAACGCACCGCCTACGTCGACTTCGTAGAGAAGGAGAAG GAACCGACAGGAGAGAAAACCAACAATGGGATCCAttacaaactgcagctgctctaCAGTAACG GGGTCCGAACCGAGCAGGACTTGTACGTCCGACTGATCGACTCCATGACCAAACAG gccaTCATCTATGAAGGTCAGGACAAGAACCCGGAGATGTGTCGAGTTCTGCTGACGCATGAGATCATGTGCAG tcgctgctgtGATAAGAAAAGCTGTGGAAACCGGAACGAGACGCCGTCGGACCCCGTCATCATCGACAG GTTCTTCCTGAAGTTCTTTCTGAAGTGTAACCAGAACTGTTTGAAAAATGCAGGAAATCCACGAGACATGAGAAGGTTccag GTGGTGGTGTCGACAACTGTGAATGTAGACGGTCACGTCCTCGCAGTGTCGGACAACATGTTTGTTCACAATAACTCCAAACACGGACGTCGAGCCCGGAGACTTGACCCGTCTGAAG CCACTCCCTGTATTAAAGCCATCAGTCCCAGTGAGGGCTGGACGACCGGCGGCGCCACCGTCATTCTGATTGGAGACAACTTCTTCGACGGCCTGCAGGTGGTGTTTGGCACCATGCTGGTGTGGAGCGAGCTCATCACGCCTCACGCCATCCGGGTCCAGACACCTCCTCGTCACATCCCCGGCGTGGTTGAGGTCACGCTGTCTTACAAATCCAAACAGTTCTGTAAAGGAGCACCCGGACGCTTCGTCTACACAG CACTGAACGAACCCACCATAGACTATGGCTtccagaggctgcagaaggTGATTCCTCGTCACCCCGGCGACCCAGAGAGGCTGCCCAAG gaggtgctgTTGAAGAGAGCAGCTGACCTGGTCGAGGCACTCTACGGAATGCCTCATAACAACCAG GAGATCATCCTGAAGCGAGCAGCAGATATTGCTGAAGCTCTCTACAGCGTTCCCAGGAACCATAACCAGATCCCATCCCTAGGCAACACTACCTCCCATGGCATGATGGGAGTCAACTCCTTTAGCGGACAGCTGGCTGTCAATGTCTCAGAGACAACGCAAG TGGGGTACAGTCGCAACACAAGTAGCGTGTCACCACGAGGCTATGTCCCAAGCTCCACCCCCCAGCAGAGTAACTATGGCAACACCGTCAGCAACAGCATGAATGGCTATGGAAACACGGGTATGCCAAACCTCGGGGTGGCAACATCGCCTGGCTTCCTCAATGGATCTTCTGCCAACTCTCCCTACGGCAGTAAGTATCAAG tTGTTCCTTCCAGTCCAACCATGGCCGTGTCCAACTGTAACTCCTCTCATGGagttttctccttctctgccgCTGTCAAACAGAAGAGCGCCTTCGCTCCAGTCGTCCGACCTCCGgcttcacctccaccccctccaaACTGCTCGGCCAACACCACCAATGGTCTTCAag CCATGTCCGGCCTCGTTGTACCTCCCATGTAG
- the LOC114846015 gene encoding transcription factor COE3-like isoform X1: MFGIQDNLPRGATTSMKEEPLAVRSWMHSAGVVDANTAAQSGVGLARAHFEKQPPSNLRKSNFFHFVLALYDRQGQPVEIERTAYVDFVEKEKEPTGEKTNNGIHYKLQLLYSNGVRTEQDLYVRLIDSMTKQAIIYEGQDKNPEMCRVLLTHEIMCSRCCDKKSCGNRNETPSDPVIIDRFFLKFFLKCNQNCLKNAGNPRDMRRFQVVVSTTVNVDGHVLAVSDNMFVHNNSKHGRRARRLDPSEAATPCIKAISPSEGWTTGGATVILIGDNFFDGLQVVFGTMLVWSELITPHAIRVQTPPRHIPGVVEVTLSYKSKQFCKGAPGRFVYTALNEPTIDYGFQRLQKVIPRHPGDPERLPKEVLLKRAADLVEALYGMPHNNQEIILKRAADIAEALYSVPRNHNQIPSLGNTTSHGMMGVNSFSGQLAVNVSETTQVGYSRNTSSVSPRGYVPSSTPQQSNYGNTVSNSMNGYGNTGMPNLGVATSPGFLNGSSANSPYGSKYQVVPSSPTMAVSNCNSSHGVFSFSAAVKQKSAFAPVVRPPASPPPPPNCSANTTNGLQAMSGLVVPPM; this comes from the exons ATGTTTGGGATCCAGGACAACCTGCCCCGCGGGGCCACAACCAGCATGAAGGAGGAGCCGCTGGCTGTTCGCTCCTGGATGCACTCAGCCGGCGTGGTGGACGCCAACACAGCCGCTCAGAG TGGGGTGGGGCTGGCTCGGGCTCATTTTGAGAAGCAGCCTCCGTCCAATCTGAGAAAGTCCAACTTCTTCCACTTTGTGTTGGCGTTGTACGACCGACAAGGTCAGCCAGTGGAGATCGAACGCACCGCCTACGTCGACTTCGTAGAGAAGGAGAAG GAACCGACAGGAGAGAAAACCAACAATGGGATCCAttacaaactgcagctgctctaCAGTAACG GGGTCCGAACCGAGCAGGACTTGTACGTCCGACTGATCGACTCCATGACCAAACAG gccaTCATCTATGAAGGTCAGGACAAGAACCCGGAGATGTGTCGAGTTCTGCTGACGCATGAGATCATGTGCAG tcgctgctgtGATAAGAAAAGCTGTGGAAACCGGAACGAGACGCCGTCGGACCCCGTCATCATCGACAG GTTCTTCCTGAAGTTCTTTCTGAAGTGTAACCAGAACTGTTTGAAAAATGCAGGAAATCCACGAGACATGAGAAGGTTccag GTGGTGGTGTCGACAACTGTGAATGTAGACGGTCACGTCCTCGCAGTGTCGGACAACATGTTTGTTCACAATAACTCCAAACACGGACGTCGAGCCCGGAGACTTGACCCGTCTGAAG CAGCCACTCCCTGTATTAAAGCCATCAGTCCCAGTGAGGGCTGGACGACCGGCGGCGCCACCGTCATTCTGATTGGAGACAACTTCTTCGACGGCCTGCAGGTGGTGTTTGGCACCATGCTGGTGTGGAGCGAGCTCATCACGCCTCACGCCATCCGGGTCCAGACACCTCCTCGTCACATCCCCGGCGTGGTTGAGGTCACGCTGTCTTACAAATCCAAACAGTTCTGTAAAGGAGCACCCGGACGCTTCGTCTACACAG CACTGAACGAACCCACCATAGACTATGGCTtccagaggctgcagaaggTGATTCCTCGTCACCCCGGCGACCCAGAGAGGCTGCCCAAG gaggtgctgTTGAAGAGAGCAGCTGACCTGGTCGAGGCACTCTACGGAATGCCTCATAACAACCAG GAGATCATCCTGAAGCGAGCAGCAGATATTGCTGAAGCTCTCTACAGCGTTCCCAGGAACCATAACCAGATCCCATCCCTAGGCAACACTACCTCCCATGGCATGATGGGAGTCAACTCCTTTAGCGGACAGCTGGCTGTCAATGTCTCAGAGACAACGCAAG TGGGGTACAGTCGCAACACAAGTAGCGTGTCACCACGAGGCTATGTCCCAAGCTCCACCCCCCAGCAGAGTAACTATGGCAACACCGTCAGCAACAGCATGAATGGCTATGGAAACACGGGTATGCCAAACCTCGGGGTGGCAACATCGCCTGGCTTCCTCAATGGATCTTCTGCCAACTCTCCCTACGGCAGTAAGTATCAAG tTGTTCCTTCCAGTCCAACCATGGCCGTGTCCAACTGTAACTCCTCTCATGGagttttctccttctctgccgCTGTCAAACAGAAGAGCGCCTTCGCTCCAGTCGTCCGACCTCCGgcttcacctccaccccctccaaACTGCTCGGCCAACACCACCAATGGTCTTCAag CCATGTCCGGCCTCGTTGTACCTCCCATGTAG
- the LOC114846015 gene encoding transcription factor COE3-like isoform X4, which produces MFGIQDNLPRGATTSMKEEPLAVRSWMHSAGVVDANTAAQSGVGLARAHFEKQPPSNLRKSNFFHFVLALYDRQGQPVEIERTAYVDFVEKEKEPTGEKTNNGIHYKLQLLYSNGVRTEQDLYVRLIDSMTKQAIIYEGQDKNPEMCRVLLTHEIMCSRCCDKKSCGNRNETPSDPVIIDRFFLKFFLKCNQNCLKNAGNPRDMRRFQVVVSTTVNVDGHVLAVSDNMFVHNNSKHGRRARRLDPSEATPCIKAISPSEGWTTGGATVILIGDNFFDGLQVVFGTMLVWSELITPHAIRVQTPPRHIPGVVEVTLSYKSKQFCKGAPGRFVYTALNEPTIDYGFQRLQKVIPRHPGDPERLPKEVLLKRAADLVEALYGMPHNNQEIILKRAADIAEALYSVPRNHNQIPSLGNTTSHGMMGVNSFSGQLAVNVSETTQVGYSRNTSSVSPRGYVPSSTPQQSNYGNTVSNSMNGYGNTGMPNLGVATSPGFLNGSSANSPYGIVPSSPTMAVSNCNSSHGVFSFSAAVKQKSAFAPVVRPPASPPPPPNCSANTTNGLQAMSGLVVPPM; this is translated from the exons ATGTTTGGGATCCAGGACAACCTGCCCCGCGGGGCCACAACCAGCATGAAGGAGGAGCCGCTGGCTGTTCGCTCCTGGATGCACTCAGCCGGCGTGGTGGACGCCAACACAGCCGCTCAGAG TGGGGTGGGGCTGGCTCGGGCTCATTTTGAGAAGCAGCCTCCGTCCAATCTGAGAAAGTCCAACTTCTTCCACTTTGTGTTGGCGTTGTACGACCGACAAGGTCAGCCAGTGGAGATCGAACGCACCGCCTACGTCGACTTCGTAGAGAAGGAGAAG GAACCGACAGGAGAGAAAACCAACAATGGGATCCAttacaaactgcagctgctctaCAGTAACG GGGTCCGAACCGAGCAGGACTTGTACGTCCGACTGATCGACTCCATGACCAAACAG gccaTCATCTATGAAGGTCAGGACAAGAACCCGGAGATGTGTCGAGTTCTGCTGACGCATGAGATCATGTGCAG tcgctgctgtGATAAGAAAAGCTGTGGAAACCGGAACGAGACGCCGTCGGACCCCGTCATCATCGACAG GTTCTTCCTGAAGTTCTTTCTGAAGTGTAACCAGAACTGTTTGAAAAATGCAGGAAATCCACGAGACATGAGAAGGTTccag GTGGTGGTGTCGACAACTGTGAATGTAGACGGTCACGTCCTCGCAGTGTCGGACAACATGTTTGTTCACAATAACTCCAAACACGGACGTCGAGCCCGGAGACTTGACCCGTCTGAAG CCACTCCCTGTATTAAAGCCATCAGTCCCAGTGAGGGCTGGACGACCGGCGGCGCCACCGTCATTCTGATTGGAGACAACTTCTTCGACGGCCTGCAGGTGGTGTTTGGCACCATGCTGGTGTGGAGCGAGCTCATCACGCCTCACGCCATCCGGGTCCAGACACCTCCTCGTCACATCCCCGGCGTGGTTGAGGTCACGCTGTCTTACAAATCCAAACAGTTCTGTAAAGGAGCACCCGGACGCTTCGTCTACACAG CACTGAACGAACCCACCATAGACTATGGCTtccagaggctgcagaaggTGATTCCTCGTCACCCCGGCGACCCAGAGAGGCTGCCCAAG gaggtgctgTTGAAGAGAGCAGCTGACCTGGTCGAGGCACTCTACGGAATGCCTCATAACAACCAG GAGATCATCCTGAAGCGAGCAGCAGATATTGCTGAAGCTCTCTACAGCGTTCCCAGGAACCATAACCAGATCCCATCCCTAGGCAACACTACCTCCCATGGCATGATGGGAGTCAACTCCTTTAGCGGACAGCTGGCTGTCAATGTCTCAGAGACAACGCAAG TGGGGTACAGTCGCAACACAAGTAGCGTGTCACCACGAGGCTATGTCCCAAGCTCCACCCCCCAGCAGAGTAACTATGGCAACACCGTCAGCAACAGCATGAATGGCTATGGAAACACGGGTATGCCAAACCTCGGGGTGGCAACATCGCCTGGCTTCCTCAATGGATCTTCTGCCAACTCTCCCTACGGCA tTGTTCCTTCCAGTCCAACCATGGCCGTGTCCAACTGTAACTCCTCTCATGGagttttctccttctctgccgCTGTCAAACAGAAGAGCGCCTTCGCTCCAGTCGTCCGACCTCCGgcttcacctccaccccctccaaACTGCTCGGCCAACACCACCAATGGTCTTCAag CCATGTCCGGCCTCGTTGTACCTCCCATGTAG
- the LOC114846015 gene encoding transcription factor COE3-like isoform X3 — MFGIQDNLPRGATTSMKEEPLAVRSWMHSAGVVDANTAAQSGVGLARAHFEKQPPSNLRKSNFFHFVLALYDRQGQPVEIERTAYVDFVEKEKEPTGEKTNNGIHYKLQLLYSNGVRTEQDLYVRLIDSMTKQAIIYEGQDKNPEMCRVLLTHEIMCSRCCDKKSCGNRNETPSDPVIIDRFFLKFFLKCNQNCLKNAGNPRDMRRFQVVVSTTVNVDGHVLAVSDNMFVHNNSKHGRRARRLDPSEAATPCIKAISPSEGWTTGGATVILIGDNFFDGLQVVFGTMLVWSELITPHAIRVQTPPRHIPGVVEVTLSYKSKQFCKGAPGRFVYTALNEPTIDYGFQRLQKVIPRHPGDPERLPKEVLLKRAADLVEALYGMPHNNQEIILKRAADIAEALYSVPRNHNQIPSLGNTTSHGMMGVNSFSGQLAVNVSETTQVGYSRNTSSVSPRGYVPSSTPQQSNYGNTVSNSMNGYGNTGMPNLGVATSPGFLNGSSANSPYGIVPSSPTMAVSNCNSSHGVFSFSAAVKQKSAFAPVVRPPASPPPPPNCSANTTNGLQAMSGLVVPPM; from the exons ATGTTTGGGATCCAGGACAACCTGCCCCGCGGGGCCACAACCAGCATGAAGGAGGAGCCGCTGGCTGTTCGCTCCTGGATGCACTCAGCCGGCGTGGTGGACGCCAACACAGCCGCTCAGAG TGGGGTGGGGCTGGCTCGGGCTCATTTTGAGAAGCAGCCTCCGTCCAATCTGAGAAAGTCCAACTTCTTCCACTTTGTGTTGGCGTTGTACGACCGACAAGGTCAGCCAGTGGAGATCGAACGCACCGCCTACGTCGACTTCGTAGAGAAGGAGAAG GAACCGACAGGAGAGAAAACCAACAATGGGATCCAttacaaactgcagctgctctaCAGTAACG GGGTCCGAACCGAGCAGGACTTGTACGTCCGACTGATCGACTCCATGACCAAACAG gccaTCATCTATGAAGGTCAGGACAAGAACCCGGAGATGTGTCGAGTTCTGCTGACGCATGAGATCATGTGCAG tcgctgctgtGATAAGAAAAGCTGTGGAAACCGGAACGAGACGCCGTCGGACCCCGTCATCATCGACAG GTTCTTCCTGAAGTTCTTTCTGAAGTGTAACCAGAACTGTTTGAAAAATGCAGGAAATCCACGAGACATGAGAAGGTTccag GTGGTGGTGTCGACAACTGTGAATGTAGACGGTCACGTCCTCGCAGTGTCGGACAACATGTTTGTTCACAATAACTCCAAACACGGACGTCGAGCCCGGAGACTTGACCCGTCTGAAG CAGCCACTCCCTGTATTAAAGCCATCAGTCCCAGTGAGGGCTGGACGACCGGCGGCGCCACCGTCATTCTGATTGGAGACAACTTCTTCGACGGCCTGCAGGTGGTGTTTGGCACCATGCTGGTGTGGAGCGAGCTCATCACGCCTCACGCCATCCGGGTCCAGACACCTCCTCGTCACATCCCCGGCGTGGTTGAGGTCACGCTGTCTTACAAATCCAAACAGTTCTGTAAAGGAGCACCCGGACGCTTCGTCTACACAG CACTGAACGAACCCACCATAGACTATGGCTtccagaggctgcagaaggTGATTCCTCGTCACCCCGGCGACCCAGAGAGGCTGCCCAAG gaggtgctgTTGAAGAGAGCAGCTGACCTGGTCGAGGCACTCTACGGAATGCCTCATAACAACCAG GAGATCATCCTGAAGCGAGCAGCAGATATTGCTGAAGCTCTCTACAGCGTTCCCAGGAACCATAACCAGATCCCATCCCTAGGCAACACTACCTCCCATGGCATGATGGGAGTCAACTCCTTTAGCGGACAGCTGGCTGTCAATGTCTCAGAGACAACGCAAG TGGGGTACAGTCGCAACACAAGTAGCGTGTCACCACGAGGCTATGTCCCAAGCTCCACCCCCCAGCAGAGTAACTATGGCAACACCGTCAGCAACAGCATGAATGGCTATGGAAACACGGGTATGCCAAACCTCGGGGTGGCAACATCGCCTGGCTTCCTCAATGGATCTTCTGCCAACTCTCCCTACGGCA tTGTTCCTTCCAGTCCAACCATGGCCGTGTCCAACTGTAACTCCTCTCATGGagttttctccttctctgccgCTGTCAAACAGAAGAGCGCCTTCGCTCCAGTCGTCCGACCTCCGgcttcacctccaccccctccaaACTGCTCGGCCAACACCACCAATGGTCTTCAag CCATGTCCGGCCTCGTTGTACCTCCCATGTAG